From Acidovorax sp. FHTAMBA, one genomic window encodes:
- a CDS encoding acyl-CoA dehydrogenase family protein, giving the protein MDFHLSPDIQALRDRTRQFIAEQVIPLENDERQSSHGPSEALRRELVARARAAGLLTPHASREMGGLGLSHVAKAAVFEEAGYSWLGPTALNIHAPDEGNIHLMEEVATPAQKERWLRPQVAGHIRSCFAMTEPAPGAGADPSMLATTAVRDGEDYVINGVKWFITGAEGADYAIIMARMEDGSATMFLSDMDRPGITLERSMDAMDACFTGGHGVLRFDNLRVPAADVLGEIGKGFRYAQVRLAPARLTHCMRWLGQARRAHDAALAYVRKRQAFGKPLAEHEGVGFMLADNDMDLHTARLHIWHTAWLLDQGEKCNFESSRAKVVCSEAQWRVVDRSVQMLGGSGVTSESPVMRIFTDMRAFRIYDGPSEVHRWSMARKLVHQAEKAEAAAAGGGA; this is encoded by the coding sequence ATGGATTTCCACCTGTCCCCTGACATCCAGGCGCTGCGCGACAGAACGCGCCAGTTCATCGCCGAGCAGGTCATCCCGCTCGAAAACGACGAGCGCCAGTCGTCGCACGGCCCCAGTGAAGCGCTGCGCCGCGAGCTGGTGGCCCGGGCCCGTGCGGCGGGCCTGCTCACGCCCCATGCTTCCAGGGAAATGGGCGGCCTGGGCCTGAGCCATGTGGCCAAGGCCGCAGTGTTCGAAGAGGCCGGCTATTCGTGGCTGGGCCCCACGGCGCTGAACATCCACGCGCCCGATGAAGGCAACATCCACCTGATGGAGGAGGTGGCCACACCCGCGCAGAAAGAGCGCTGGCTGCGCCCGCAGGTGGCTGGCCACATCCGCTCATGCTTTGCCATGACGGAGCCCGCGCCCGGTGCCGGTGCAGACCCCTCCATGCTGGCCACCACCGCCGTGCGCGATGGCGAGGACTATGTGATCAACGGCGTCAAGTGGTTCATCACGGGCGCCGAGGGGGCCGACTACGCCATCATCATGGCGCGCATGGAAGATGGCTCGGCCACCATGTTCCTGTCGGACATGGACCGCCCCGGCATCACGCTGGAGCGCAGCATGGACGCCATGGACGCCTGTTTTACCGGCGGCCACGGCGTGCTGCGTTTTGACAACCTGCGCGTGCCCGCCGCCGATGTGCTGGGCGAGATCGGCAAGGGATTTCGCTACGCCCAGGTGCGCCTGGCGCCCGCGCGCCTGACGCACTGCATGCGATGGCTGGGCCAGGCGCGCCGCGCGCACGACGCCGCCCTGGCCTATGTGCGCAAGCGCCAGGCGTTTGGCAAGCCGCTGGCCGAGCACGAAGGCGTGGGCTTCATGCTGGCCGACAACGACATGGACCTGCACACCGCGCGCCTGCACATCTGGCACACGGCGTGGCTGCTGGACCAAGGCGAGAAGTGCAACTTCGAATCGAGCCGCGCCAAGGTGGTGTGCTCCGAAGCGCAGTGGCGTGTGGTGGACCGCAGCGTGCAGATGCTGGGCGGCTCGGGCGTCACGTCCGAATCGCCGGTGATGCGCATCTTTACGGACATGCGCGCCTTTCGCATCTACGACGGCCCGAGCGAAGTGCACCGCTGGAGCATGGCACGCAAGCTGGTGCACCAGGCCGAAAAGGCGGAGGCAGCAGCGGCGGGAGGCGGGGCATGA